In a single window of the Chloroflexota bacterium genome:
- a CDS encoding LLM class flavin-dependent oxidoreductase, translating into MSSLSRDRVALYLQDAHPIRDGIEYVRYAESKGFEAVWQAESRLVRDAIVPMAAFAACTERIKVGSGVINNWTRNAALIAATFVTLDDLAPDRILCGLGAWWEPLASKVGVDRRKPLQAMRETVEAVRRLIAMERVTYHGEFVHLTDVEIDIVHGRREPRNIPIYIGATGPKMLELAGEIADGVLLNYLVSPAYNAQAMERLEAGARRAGRRLEDIDRPQLVVCSLDTDRQKALDNARKLVTQYLGQQPHIMKASGVSQELLDEIGQVLSWPATEEQIERAMELVPDEVVQLITASGTPEECRAKVREYVAAGCTCPVLYPLGDDVYAMIDAFANGYR; encoded by the coding sequence ATGTCCTCGCTATCTCGTGATCGCGTTGCCCTCTACTTGCAAGATGCCCATCCTATTCGCGATGGAATTGAGTATGTGCGTTATGCGGAGTCCAAGGGGTTCGAGGCGGTGTGGCAGGCGGAATCCCGTCTGGTGCGGGATGCCATCGTGCCCATGGCTGCCTTCGCCGCCTGTACGGAGCGCATCAAGGTCGGCTCTGGTGTCATCAACAACTGGACCCGCAACGCGGCTCTGATCGCGGCGACCTTCGTCACCCTGGATGACCTGGCTCCTGATCGGATCCTGTGTGGCCTGGGAGCCTGGTGGGAGCCGCTGGCTTCCAAGGTCGGCGTGGACCGACGTAAGCCGCTGCAGGCCATGCGGGAGACGGTGGAGGCGGTGCGTCGGTTGATCGCGATGGAGCGGGTGACCTACCACGGCGAGTTCGTCCACCTGACGGATGTGGAGATCGATATCGTCCACGGCCGACGGGAGCCGAGGAACATCCCCATCTACATCGGCGCCACCGGCCCGAAGATGCTGGAGCTGGCGGGGGAGATCGCCGATGGCGTGCTCCTGAACTATCTGGTATCGCCCGCGTACAACGCGCAGGCGATGGAGCGGTTGGAAGCTGGAGCGCGCCGGGCGGGCCGCAGGCTAGAGGACATCGATCGGCCGCAGCTGGTGGTGTGCTCGTTGGATACCGATCGGCAGAAGGCGTTGGACAACGCCCGCAAGCTGGTGACGCAATATCTGGGCCAGCAGCCGCACATCATGAAGGCGTCCGGCGTCTCCCAAGAGCTGTTGGACGAGATCGGTCAGGTGCTCTCCTGGCCGGCGACGGAGGAACAGATCGAGCGGGCCATGGAGCTGGTGCCAGATGAGGTGGTACAGCTCATCACTGCCAGCGGCACGCCCGAGGAGTGTCGGGCCAAGGTGCGGGAATACGTCGCCGCGGGCTGCACCTGCCCGGTGCTGTATCCGTTGGGCGATGATGTGTACGCCATGATCGATGCATTCGCGAACGGATATCGCTGA
- a CDS encoding carboxypeptidase, producing MPDVRFDTYYRYEELTRILQGYAEEHPQLVRVESIGKSYEGRDIWVATVTSFATGEDKEKPALWVDGNIHASELSPSSACLYLIHRLVTGYGRDEEITRCLDTRAFYICPRVNPDGAELALADKPKIIRSSTRPYPYDEEPLEGLVEEDIDGDGRMLMMRIPDPNGPWKVYPEEPRLLVRRDPTETDGQYYRILPEGRLKDYDGVTITLQPKKEGLDLNRNFPMNWRQEHEQQGAGPYPTSEPEVRAIVHFIVSHPNITGGVAFHTHSGVLLRPYSDQSDETFPAEDLWTYQKIGQKGTEITGYPNISVYHDFRYHPKEVITGVFDDWMYDHLGVFAWTVEIWSPQRQAGIKDYKFIEWYREHPVEDDLKLLRWSDEVLDGEGYVDWYEFDHPQLGKVELGGWNALYAFRNPPPKFLEKEISSFPDWLIWHLLISPRLELYEASAKPLGDGTYRIRLVVQNTGWLPTYVTKKALEKKVVRGVICEIELPEGAKLEAGKPRVDIGQLEGRAYKPSAPVSRVADPTEDRAKAEWVVRAPKGGTVRLVARHDRAGVVRAEVVLEAGEAGRGG from the coding sequence ATGCCCGACGTTCGCTTTGACACCTACTATCGCTATGAGGAGCTAACGCGCATCTTGCAGGGCTACGCGGAGGAGCATCCTCAGCTTGTGCGCGTGGAGAGCATCGGTAAGAGTTATGAGGGGCGTGACATCTGGGTGGCCACCGTCACCAGCTTCGCCACGGGGGAGGATAAGGAGAAACCCGCGCTGTGGGTGGATGGCAACATTCATGCCAGCGAGTTATCGCCCTCCAGCGCGTGTCTGTATCTGATCCACAGGCTGGTTACCGGGTATGGGCGCGATGAGGAGATCACTCGCTGTTTGGACACGCGGGCTTTTTACATCTGCCCGCGCGTGAACCCGGATGGGGCGGAGTTGGCGTTGGCGGATAAGCCCAAGATCATCCGGTCCAGCACGCGGCCGTATCCCTACGATGAGGAGCCGCTTGAGGGGTTGGTGGAGGAGGATATCGACGGGGATGGCCGCATGTTGATGATGCGAATCCCCGATCCGAACGGTCCCTGGAAGGTGTATCCGGAGGAGCCGCGCCTGCTGGTGCGCCGGGATCCCACAGAGACGGATGGGCAGTACTATCGTATCCTGCCGGAGGGACGGCTGAAAGACTATGACGGGGTGACGATCACGTTGCAGCCGAAGAAGGAGGGGCTGGACCTCAACCGCAATTTCCCGATGAACTGGCGCCAGGAGCACGAGCAGCAGGGGGCTGGCCCGTATCCCACGTCGGAGCCGGAGGTCCGGGCGATCGTGCACTTCATCGTCAGCCACCCGAACATCACCGGCGGCGTGGCCTTTCACACGCACAGCGGCGTGCTCCTGCGGCCGTACAGCGATCAGAGCGATGAGACGTTCCCGGCCGAGGATCTGTGGACGTATCAGAAGATCGGCCAAAAGGGGACGGAGATCACCGGCTACCCCAACATCTCCGTGTATCACGACTTTCGATATCACCCGAAGGAGGTGATCACGGGCGTCTTTGACGACTGGATGTACGATCACCTGGGGGTGTTCGCCTGGACGGTGGAGATCTGGAGTCCACAGCGACAGGCGGGGATCAAGGATTACAAGTTCATCGAGTGGTATCGAGAGCATCCCGTCGAGGATGATCTGAAGCTGCTTCGGTGGAGCGACGAGGTGTTGGATGGCGAGGGATATGTGGACTGGTACGAGTTCGACCACCCGCAACTGGGTAAGGTCGAGTTGGGGGGCTGGAACGCGCTTTATGCCTTCCGCAATCCACCGCCGAAGTTCCTAGAGAAGGAGATCTCCTCCTTTCCGGACTGGTTGATCTGGCATCTGTTGATCTCGCCGCGCCTGGAATTGTATGAGGCGAGCGCCAAGCCATTGGGCGATGGGACGTATCGGATCCGCCTGGTGGTGCAGAACACGGGATGGTTGCCCACGTATGTGACCAAGAAGGCGCTGGAGAAGAAGGTGGTGCGCGGCGTGATCTGCGAGATCGAGCTGCCAGAGGGCGCCAAGTTGGAGGCCGGCAAGCCACGCGTGGACATCGGCCAGTTGGAGGGCCGGGCTTACAAGCCCTCCGCCCCGGTCAGCCGGGTGGCCGATCCCACCGAGGACCGGGCCAAGGCGGAGTGGGTCGTGCGGGCGCCCAAGGGTGGCACGGTGCGGCTCGTCGCCCGTCATGATCGGGCGGGGGTGGTACGGGCGGAGGTCGTATTGGAGGCGGGTGAGGCCGGAAGAGGTGGGTGA
- a CDS encoding 2Fe-2S iron-sulfur cluster binding domain-containing protein: MTLWQRYYTPVELSQALRVLADYGPEARVVAGGTDLIIELERGVREVSVLVDVSRLMGLDRIVEDEGLVRIGPRVTHHQAVTSPLVAARAFPLARACWEVGAPQIRNRGTIAGNLVTASPANDTITPLWALDARVVLASARGQRELSFPEFFQGVRRTALAPDEMVTGIVFPALRPNVRGTFIKLGLRRAQAISIVNAAVVLEFGDDVVDGAPRVRSARVTLGAVAPTIIRSPQAEGVLAGAPLSDTVIEEAARAAAADARPIDDIRGSAAYRREMVRVLVRRALRQLRDGEERRGWPQSPVTLGGSRAIPSWRGRILEHDVANDQPIETTVNGQRVRVRGANGKTLLRMLREDLGLIGTKEGCAEGECGACTVLLDGMAVMSCLVPAPRAHGAEIVTVEGLAQYGGAWEDLHPAQRAFIEAGAVQCGYCTPGLLMAAARLLQERPSPTPEEIRYALTGNLCRCTGYYKIIEAVERAATKLDH, from the coding sequence ATGACTCTATGGCAGAGATACTACACGCCGGTTGAGCTGTCTCAGGCTTTGCGCGTGCTGGCCGATTATGGGCCGGAGGCTCGCGTGGTGGCTGGGGGCACGGACTTGATCATCGAGCTGGAGCGCGGCGTGCGAGAGGTGTCCGTGCTGGTGGATGTCAGCCGCCTGATGGGGCTGGACCGTATCGTGGAGGATGAAGGCCTGGTGCGGATCGGCCCGCGCGTCACGCATCATCAGGCGGTGACTTCGCCGCTCGTCGCCGCGCGGGCCTTTCCCCTGGCTCGCGCTTGCTGGGAGGTGGGTGCTCCTCAGATTCGCAATCGCGGCACCATAGCGGGCAATCTGGTCACCGCCTCGCCGGCCAATGACACGATTACGCCGCTGTGGGCGCTGGATGCTCGCGTGGTGTTGGCGTCGGCGCGTGGGCAGCGCGAGCTCTCCTTCCCCGAGTTCTTTCAGGGCGTCCGGCGCACCGCGCTGGCCCCGGACGAGATGGTGACCGGGATCGTCTTCCCCGCGCTGCGGCCGAATGTGCGCGGCACGTTCATCAAGCTGGGTCTACGCCGGGCCCAGGCGATCAGCATCGTCAACGCGGCCGTGGTGCTGGAGTTCGGCGACGACGTGGTGGACGGGGCGCCGCGGGTGCGCTCTGCTCGTGTGACGTTGGGGGCCGTGGCTCCGACGATCATCCGTTCGCCGCAGGCGGAGGGGGTGCTGGCGGGCGCGCCGTTGAGCGACACAGTCATCGAAGAGGCGGCGCGGGCCGCGGCGGCCGACGCCCGTCCCATCGACGATATTCGCGGCTCCGCGGCCTACCGCCGGGAGATGGTGCGCGTGCTGGTGCGCCGCGCGCTGCGTCAGTTGCGGGATGGGGAGGAGCGGCGCGGGTGGCCGCAATCGCCGGTTACGCTGGGGGGAAGCCGGGCGATCCCTTCATGGCGTGGGCGTATCCTGGAGCATGATGTGGCGAATGATCAGCCCATCGAGACGACGGTGAACGGACAGCGGGTGCGCGTGCGCGGGGCCAATGGCAAGACGCTGCTGCGTATGCTGCGTGAAGATCTGGGCCTTATCGGCACCAAAGAGGGGTGTGCCGAGGGGGAGTGTGGCGCCTGTACGGTGCTCCTGGACGGCATGGCCGTGATGAGCTGCCTGGTGCCGGCCCCTCGCGCTCATGGCGCTGAGATCGTGACGGTGGAGGGGCTGGCTCAGTACGGAGGGGCATGGGAGGATCTGCATCCCGCCCAGCGGGCTTTCATCGAGGCCGGCGCGGTGCAGTGCGGCTACTGCACGCCGGGGCTGTTGATGGCAGCCGCCCGGCTGTTGCAGGAGCGCCCGTCCCCCACCCCTGAGGAGATCCGATACGCGCTGACCGGCAACCTATGCCGGTGCACCGGCTACTACAAGATCATCGAGGCCGTCGAGCGGGCGGCAACGAAGTTAGACCACTAA
- a CDS encoding GxxExxY protein — MSQYAPLSEEEERIAKAIVDAAYAVHKELGPGLLENIYEVCFCHELSKRGLSYRRQVVVPIVYDGIRFDEGLRLDVLVDDLVICELKAVEALHSVHMAQLLTQLKLTGKRLGFLINFNVSLIKHGIKRVIL; from the coding sequence GTGAGTCAGTATGCACCTCTCTCCGAGGAGGAAGAACGCATCGCTAAAGCGATCGTAGACGCAGCGTATGCCGTTCATAAGGAGCTTGGCCCTGGACTGCTGGAAAACATCTATGAGGTCTGTTTTTGCCACGAGTTGAGCAAGCGTGGGTTATCATATCGCCGGCAAGTTGTAGTACCCATTGTGTACGACGGCATAAGATTTGACGAGGGACTGCGGTTAGATGTGTTAGTGGACGACCTTGTCATTTGTGAGCTAAAAGCGGTGGAGGCTCTCCACTCAGTACACATGGCACAATTACTGACGCAATTGAAGCTGACGGGGAAGCGACTTGGGTTCTTGATCAACTTCAACGTCTCACTGATCAAGCACGGTATCAAGCGAGTCATTCTGTAG